The following proteins come from a genomic window of Leptospira andrefontaineae:
- a CDS encoding S49 family peptidase, with product MFRILFSLVFLPIRILFQGFRILSWIIRKGDHFYLEIPSSFSFDKKSFFVRLLVPKEEDPFLVDFLLGLKALTKVPGLKKVSFHISNPEYGFGEVWNICETIQTLNEKGIETSGFCLGGGTKALLLLSQCKYRYSSSASEFFPILPSAEPYFFGGTAKKFGVSVEAYASGAFKSFGETFQRTSFSGPARKNLEALLTDYKELLSKGFKNSSNLDLKVLEEPILSSEKLKKIGFITEFVEEDEFEENYLFENYKKEKETDKPKYKKLSPKGFRLYHKKSNFSIISKSVPIVAVLPIQGNILPDLGREEDFRSRQVSFRYYQEIFKDLKEDPKVAAVVLEMNSPGGSALVSELLYREIKKLSEKKPVITYVLNVAASGGYYLSCATQKIHGTPYSIVGSIGAVMMRFELKKLYDKFGVQKERIGFYPHRDILSEYGKLSPKSEQFLRKEVLRSRDLFYNRVIESRKTSFQELEKNYGEGRIFSGETFRKSGFLDSCDSFLDILQNLKTELKSKKIDVRYLPGTYSWKDLVQDLKPGVQFSKFSFFSKLNAEKKQNPLEVLHLSEIANELSNI from the coding sequence ATGTTTAGAATTCTGTTCTCTCTTGTATTTTTACCGATCCGGATTTTGTTCCAAGGATTTCGGATCTTGTCCTGGATCATTCGCAAGGGAGATCATTTCTATCTGGAAATTCCTTCTTCATTCTCCTTTGATAAAAAATCTTTTTTCGTCAGACTATTGGTTCCGAAAGAAGAAGATCCTTTCTTGGTAGATTTTTTATTGGGATTAAAGGCCTTAACTAAGGTCCCAGGTTTAAAAAAAGTTTCTTTCCATATTTCCAATCCTGAATACGGATTTGGAGAAGTTTGGAATATCTGTGAAACGATCCAAACACTGAATGAAAAAGGAATTGAGACATCAGGATTTTGTTTAGGAGGAGGAACGAAAGCATTATTACTACTTTCTCAGTGTAAATACAGATACTCTTCTTCTGCTTCCGAATTCTTCCCTATACTTCCTTCTGCAGAACCTTATTTTTTCGGAGGTACTGCTAAAAAATTCGGCGTGAGTGTAGAAGCATACGCAAGCGGTGCATTCAAATCATTCGGAGAAACATTCCAAAGAACCTCTTTCTCTGGTCCCGCTCGAAAAAATTTAGAAGCGTTACTGACAGACTATAAAGAACTACTTTCTAAAGGTTTTAAGAACTCCTCAAATTTAGATCTGAAAGTTTTAGAAGAACCGATACTCAGCTCTGAGAAATTAAAGAAGATCGGGTTTATCACTGAATTTGTAGAAGAAGATGAATTCGAAGAAAATTATCTATTCGAAAATTATAAAAAAGAGAAGGAAACGGATAAACCAAAATATAAAAAACTAAGCCCTAAAGGTTTCCGGCTATATCATAAAAAATCCAATTTTTCCATCATCTCCAAATCCGTTCCGATCGTTGCAGTTTTACCAATCCAAGGAAATATTCTGCCCGATCTAGGAAGAGAAGAAGATTTCAGATCCAGACAGGTCTCTTTTAGATACTACCAAGAAATTTTTAAAGATCTAAAAGAAGATCCTAAGGTGGCAGCAGTCGTTTTAGAAATGAACTCCCCCGGAGGAAGCGCACTTGTTTCCGAACTTTTGTATAGAGAGATCAAAAAACTGTCGGAGAAAAAACCAGTTATCACTTACGTATTGAACGTAGCGGCTTCCGGCGGTTATTATCTATCTTGTGCTACTCAGAAAATCCATGGAACACCATATTCTATCGTTGGCTCCATTGGCGCCGTGATGATGAGATTCGAATTGAAAAAATTATACGACAAATTCGGTGTCCAAAAAGAAAGGATCGGATTTTATCCTCATAGAGATATTTTATCCGAATATGGAAAACTTTCCCCTAAGTCGGAGCAGTTCCTAAGAAAAGAAGTCCTTAGATCCAGGGATTTATTCTATAATCGTGTAATCGAATCCAGAAAAACAAGTTTCCAAGAATTAGAAAAAAATTATGGAGAAGGTCGTATCTTTTCAGGAGAAACTTTCCGCAAATCCGGATTTTTAGATTCATGTGATTCCTTCCTAGATATATTACAAAATCTAAAAACAGAACTCAAATCTAAGAAGATAGATGTGCGCTATCTTCCGGGAACCTATAGTTGGAAGGATCTAGTCCAGGACTTAAAACCTGGAGTGCAGTTTTCTAAATTTTCTTTCTTTTCTAAATTAAACGCAGAGAAGAAACAAAATCCGTTAGAAGTCCTACATCTTTCCGAGATTGCAAACGAACTTTCGAATATTTGA
- a CDS encoding cation diffusion facilitator family transporter, producing MKKDTHSSSNLEPFARQAILRPKRKDALRSLIFAFFLSIGIFSWEIFGSAQSKSLALLADAGHVISDSFAFLLSIFAVLVSDKKPNAKMNFGFFRVEVFAAFLNSILISGISIFIIYEAVQRFRHQEEIVTESMLVFSLGTIGLNLISVWLLKRISADNINLRTAYLHVLNDLFGTIAVLIGAILIRLFAWTWIDPLLSLILSIFILRAAAVILKESLLILLESSPTFDEWDHLKKDLLHIKGVDSLLSAHTWTLTKGIHACAFRVQITKESDPKKILKEAYELLRGEWKFEQIYLQLEDPSTTHVIDGIIAKTLHDIDSEEWGHHHHTHDHPAHHHH from the coding sequence TTGAAAAAAGATACTCACTCCTCTTCTAATTTAGAACCTTTTGCGAGGCAAGCGATCCTTCGCCCCAAAAGAAAGGATGCATTACGCAGTTTGATTTTTGCATTCTTTCTTTCCATTGGGATCTTCTCCTGGGAAATATTCGGTTCTGCCCAAAGTAAAAGTTTGGCACTTCTAGCTGATGCGGGACATGTAATCTCTGACTCCTTTGCATTTTTATTAAGTATATTTGCAGTTTTAGTTTCTGATAAAAAACCGAATGCTAAAATGAATTTCGGATTCTTCCGGGTAGAAGTATTTGCAGCGTTTTTAAATTCGATCCTGATCTCAGGAATCTCCATTTTTATCATATACGAAGCTGTGCAAAGATTTCGCCATCAGGAAGAGATTGTTACGGAATCCATGTTAGTTTTCAGTTTGGGAACTATAGGATTAAATCTAATTTCTGTTTGGCTTTTAAAAAGGATTTCGGCAGACAATATCAATCTTAGGACTGCTTATCTTCACGTTCTGAATGATCTATTTGGGACAATTGCAGTTTTAATCGGTGCAATTCTTATTCGTCTATTTGCATGGACCTGGATTGATCCATTACTCAGTTTAATTCTTTCTATCTTTATCTTAAGAGCAGCGGCTGTTATCTTGAAGGAAAGTCTTTTGATCCTTCTGGAATCTTCTCCTACTTTTGATGAATGGGATCATTTAAAAAAAGATCTATTGCATATCAAAGGTGTAGATTCTCTTCTTTCTGCTCATACATGGACCTTAACAAAAGGGATCCACGCATGTGCGTTTAGAGTCCAGATCACAAAAGAATCCGATCCTAAAAAAATCTTAAAAGAAGCTTATGAACTATTAAGGGGTGAATGGAAGTTTGAACAGATCTATCTACAATTAGAAGATCCTTCTACCACTCATGTAATCGATGGGATTATCGCAAAAACCCTGCATGATATTGATTCGGAAGAATGGGGACATCATCACCATACTCACGATCATCCAGCGCATCATCATCACTAA
- the mgtE gene encoding magnesium transporter, which produces MDETNSTKETSSLKANPQSADWMDSFLEKIENKDNKFLLSFTSSNHPADIAEVLEKLDIDDAFYVFKLCDSEQQSEILVEFDEDLQADLISRLNMKEISPIVENLEPDDVTNLISEIPKAKAEEILNSLDREDSSQIRKQLNFREYTAGRLMTTEFASAYETDTVRKAIIKLRRVAKETDDIYLLYVTDAENHLKGFIKLKDLFLAPLNQKASRLVKEEVFSIHYDTDQEEVARIFRKYDLVSAAVVDDLDRIIGRITVDDILDIVQEEASEDILRMGGVSEEERLNTSIWDSIRRRLTWLVINLGTAVVAASTVALFQDTIQSFVLLASLMPIVAGMGGNAGTQSITVVVRNIATGDLSQSNWTVGFRKEGIIGLINGLTIGAITGLAVFFYTGKLALAIVIFFAMLANLIVAAIVGACIPMLLKVVGIDPAIASSIFVTTTTDVFGFFCFLGLATLFLQYLV; this is translated from the coding sequence ATGGACGAAACAAATAGCACTAAGGAAACTTCTTCCCTGAAGGCGAATCCGCAATCTGCAGATTGGATGGATTCCTTCCTTGAAAAGATAGAAAATAAGGACAATAAGTTCCTACTCAGTTTCACTTCTTCCAATCACCCAGCGGATATCGCAGAGGTCCTGGAAAAGCTGGATATTGACGATGCATTCTACGTATTTAAACTCTGCGATTCTGAACAGCAGTCCGAAATCTTAGTAGAGTTCGACGAGGATCTGCAGGCGGACCTGATCTCCCGTCTGAATATGAAGGAGATCTCTCCTATCGTCGAAAATCTGGAACCAGACGACGTTACAAATCTAATCTCAGAGATCCCGAAGGCAAAGGCTGAGGAAATTCTGAATTCCTTAGATCGGGAAGATTCTTCTCAGATCCGAAAACAGCTGAATTTCAGGGAATACACCGCTGGTCGTTTGATGACGACTGAGTTCGCCTCCGCTTATGAGACTGACACTGTCAGAAAAGCGATCATCAAATTGAGAAGGGTCGCAAAAGAGACGGATGATATTTACCTTCTTTATGTAACGGACGCTGAGAATCATCTAAAAGGATTTATCAAACTCAAGGATCTGTTTCTTGCACCTCTCAACCAGAAGGCGAGTAGACTCGTTAAGGAAGAAGTATTTTCCATTCATTATGATACGGACCAGGAAGAAGTAGCACGGATTTTCAGAAAATACGACTTAGTTTCCGCCGCGGTAGTAGATGATCTGGATCGGATCATTGGCAGGATCACGGTAGATGATATCTTGGATATCGTTCAGGAAGAAGCATCCGAAGATATCTTGAGAATGGGGGGAGTTTCAGAAGAGGAAAGATTAAACACCTCTATTTGGGACTCGATTCGAAGAAGATTGACCTGGCTTGTGATCAACCTGGGAACTGCGGTGGTAGCTGCCTCTACGGTTGCACTTTTCCAAGATACGATCCAGTCTTTTGTATTACTTGCTAGCCTTATGCCAATAGTCGCCGGTATGGGGGGAAATGCAGGAACCCAATCCATCACTGTGGTGGTCCGTAATATTGCCACGGGAGATTTGAGCCAATCAAACTGGACAGTCGGTTTTAGGAAAGAAGGGATCATCGGCCTAATCAACGGACTTACAATCGGTGCAATCACAGGCCTCGCCGTATTTTTTTATACGGGAAAACTTGCACTGGCGATTGTTATATTTTTTGCGATGCTTGCAAACCTAATCGTAGCAGCCATCGTAGGGGCTTGTATTCCTATGCTATTAAAAGTAGTTGGGATCGATCCTGCAATTGCGTCTTCCATATTTGTAACAACTACCACAGACGTGTTCGGTTTCTTTTGCTTTTTAGGGCTTGCCACACTGTTCTTGCAATATTTGGTATAG
- a CDS encoding acyl-CoA dehydrogenase family protein, translating to MMKELRDKLSSFPPGEFRSVYKSTLPDIAKAGLLNALKDGGFRSFHEKLILIPSFPHGIGVGVGLMAQTNVAGKILKLVIGSEEGASIREEAKSLALELQDRLVNGLGILGLGVSEPGWMGKLTNLKSTAKVLPSGEIELNFHKGFVTNGADAEGYLVVAKEEELNRFGVFFIPRDFPGLKIEEVYLDVAREATHCKITGENFKLPSHYHFIEDYTKLGADIHLSEMLSAAVLFCGAIRKIVSDLSQGSESRERFSVLGKLWDLSGLLYGKCLEISDKKDKDPTYKIEEDHPYGYEAILDECISILESIPNFDYKKEYPDLRLFCTIHPARSPVYIKNRLKQSKSWRKFGTL from the coding sequence ATGATGAAAGAATTAAGAGATAAACTTTCTTCCTTTCCTCCGGGAGAATTCAGATCCGTTTATAAGTCCACATTGCCCGATATCGCAAAGGCAGGATTATTGAACGCCCTAAAAGATGGCGGGTTCAGATCATTTCATGAAAAGTTAATATTGATCCCTTCTTTTCCTCATGGAATAGGAGTGGGTGTCGGGCTAATGGCCCAAACGAATGTGGCAGGAAAGATCCTGAAACTTGTAATCGGTTCAGAAGAAGGTGCTTCTATTAGGGAAGAAGCAAAAAGCCTCGCACTCGAACTTCAAGATCGATTAGTGAATGGATTAGGGATTTTAGGGCTGGGAGTGAGTGAACCAGGATGGATGGGAAAACTCACCAATCTAAAATCTACTGCAAAAGTACTTCCGAGTGGGGAAATAGAATTAAATTTTCATAAAGGATTCGTAACCAATGGAGCAGACGCCGAAGGTTACCTAGTCGTAGCCAAGGAAGAAGAGCTAAATCGTTTTGGAGTATTCTTTATACCCCGAGATTTTCCCGGTTTAAAAATTGAGGAAGTATATCTGGATGTTGCGAGAGAAGCCACTCATTGTAAGATCACGGGTGAAAATTTCAAACTACCTTCTCATTATCATTTTATAGAAGATTATACGAAACTAGGTGCTGATATACATCTTTCCGAAATGTTATCCGCTGCTGTTTTATTCTGCGGAGCGATTCGTAAAATTGTTTCCGACTTAAGCCAAGGAAGTGAATCCAGAGAAAGATTTTCCGTTTTAGGAAAACTCTGGGATCTAAGTGGACTTCTTTACGGAAAATGTTTAGAGATCTCTGATAAAAAAGACAAGGATCCAACTTATAAAATAGAAGAAGATCATCCTTACGGGTACGAGGCAATTTTGGACGAATGTATCTCCATCTTGGAATCTATTCCGAACTTCGACTATAAGAAAGAATATCCGGACCTGAGATTATTCTGCACAATCCATCCTGCAAGAAGTCCCGTTTATATTAAGAACAGACTAAAACAGTCCAAAAGTTGGAGAAAATTCGGAACTCTTTAG
- a CDS encoding TIGR04452 family lipoprotein: MKKIKIFILTLLYGFLLNCIIVDNLGLTDTYKGDVAKKRLLDAAMIGDSLTARAAFTAQGYTGPELESYIILDVIYVSLIDETVFKIDKSKYYKKDDIDDCAKALQIIGVIADFDSFTTYMSNFNCNLSANDLLIDKNMGKSSNNPSKNNK; this comes from the coding sequence ATGAAAAAGATTAAGATATTTATACTTACGTTATTATATGGTTTTTTATTAAATTGCATAATCGTTGACAATTTAGGTCTTACTGACACTTACAAAGGTGACGTTGCTAAGAAAAGACTCTTAGATGCGGCGATGATCGGGGATTCTCTTACAGCTCGGGCTGCTTTTACGGCACAAGGCTATACCGGACCTGAATTAGAATCATATATAATTCTAGATGTGATATACGTATCTTTAATCGACGAAACGGTTTTCAAAATTGATAAGTCGAAATATTATAAAAAAGATGATATTGATGATTGTGCTAAAGCACTTCAAATTATTGGAGTTATTGCAGACTTTGATTCATTTACAACTTACATGAGCAATTTTAATTGTAATTTAAGTGCCAACGATTTGTTAATCGATAAAAATATGGGTAAAAGTTCTAATAATCCTTCGAAGAACAATAAGTAA
- a CDS encoding LA_2219 family laminin/E-cadherin/plasminogen-binding protein — translation MFRVSVFRTILAGFAVLYCLSFISCVSSGGPTQTPETPKGEILPNPAGDNETIVDEEGREVKISTTDPISFQSQSKDTSEYFRVHITSESYQVRQIRGSKYIRRKVDKGGDALISEELVKYNRINFNDDGIILVILNGNTGAVETIRFNTRVPRINNLAKIIQNDVTRWSMEHSEEKPVVTKYQIHYTIKLENKSNTTRDTVKEELKGEVKKR, via the coding sequence ATGTTTCGCGTTTCGGTTTTCCGAACTATTTTAGCCGGTTTTGCGGTTCTATATTGTTTATCATTTATTTCTTGCGTTAGCTCCGGTGGACCAACCCAGACTCCGGAAACTCCTAAAGGTGAGATTCTTCCAAATCCCGCAGGAGACAATGAAACCATCGTAGATGAAGAAGGCAGGGAAGTGAAGATCAGCACAACTGATCCGATTTCTTTCCAAAGTCAGTCCAAAGATACTTCCGAATATTTCAGGGTCCACATTACAAGTGAGTCCTACCAAGTCCGTCAGATCAGAGGATCCAAATACATTCGCAGAAAAGTAGATAAGGGTGGAGACGCACTCATCAGCGAAGAATTAGTAAAGTATAATAGAATTAATTTTAACGACGATGGAATCATTTTAGTGATCCTAAACGGAAATACCGGCGCTGTGGAAACAATTCGTTTTAATACTAGAGTTCCGCGAATCAATAACTTGGCTAAGATCATCCAGAATGATGTAACTCGCTGGTCTATGGAACATTCTGAAGAAAAGCCCGTAGTTACTAAATATCAAATTCACTATACTATCAAATTGGAAAATAAATCCAATACGACTAGAGATACAGTTAAAGAAGAGCTAAAGGGTGAAGTGAAGAAGAGATAA
- the uvrA gene encoding excinuclease ABC subunit UvrA, giving the protein MDHIRIRGAREHNLKNINVDIPRDKLVVITGLSGSGKSSLAFDTIYAEGQRRYVESLSAYARQFLGQMEKPDLDLIEGLSPAISIEQKTTHRNPRSTVGTVTEIYDYLRLLYARVGKPHCPICGTPIQSLSIDQITERILNFPEGTKIQILAPIVSGKKGEHKDVLEKIRKDGFNRIRLNGEIKTLDEEIVLKKSFKATIEIVVDRLVIKDGIRSRLTDSVETALKQSEGILLMDDGKKDHTFSQKLSCPNHPEESLPELSPRLFSFNSPFGACETCDGLGSLLEFDEDLLITDSELSLVEGCIEAWAGAKSNSYWFLTTVHSLAKKLKFDYNIPWKDLPKKVRDTILYGDKNLKIDYDFRNEKSHYEFSREFEGVIPNLKRRYKEGSEARRQQLEGYMTNHHCPACEGKRLKPVSLHVEVNGLTIDKFSAFSVEKGLDFVKSMKPKGSEEIIARPILKEIQQRLTFLNDVGVGYLSLERAAGTLSGGEAQRIRLATQIGSRLQGVLYILDEPSIGLHQRDNTKLVNTLKDLRDLGNTVLVVEHDQETMEEADWLIDMGPGAGVHGGTIVCSGTPEEVSKNKNSLTGKFLSGKEFIPVPKTVRPGNGKKLKIVNAKENNLKNVSVEIPLGKLIVITGVSGSGKSTLINDILYNAAAHKVMKMRTVWGKHEKITGLEEIDKIINIDQSPIGRTPRSNPATYTGLFTVVRDMFAQLEESKLRGYSPGRFSFNVSGGRCETCEGDGILKIEMHFLPDVYVTCDVCKGKRYNQETLEVRYKGKNIYEILEMTVEDSVPFFENIPALKRKLETLGEVGLGYIKLGQPATTFSGGEAQRIKLATELSKRPTGKTLYILDEPTTGLHFEDVRHLMTVLHTLVDRGNSMIVIEHNLDVIKQADWIIDLGPEGGEGGGKIIAEGTPTEVAKVKESFTGQYLKKVLGNPGKKAG; this is encoded by the coding sequence TTGGATCATATCCGCATCCGAGGAGCTCGGGAGCATAATCTAAAAAATATCAATGTGGATATTCCACGGGATAAACTCGTGGTGATTACTGGACTTTCCGGTTCAGGTAAATCTTCTCTTGCCTTTGATACGATCTATGCAGAAGGACAGAGAAGATATGTGGAAAGCCTCTCTGCGTATGCTAGACAATTTTTGGGTCAGATGGAAAAACCTGATCTGGATCTCATCGAAGGACTTTCTCCTGCAATTTCTATAGAACAAAAAACCACACATCGTAACCCTAGATCCACTGTTGGAACTGTGACGGAGATCTATGATTATCTCCGTCTTCTTTATGCGAGAGTGGGAAAACCTCATTGTCCAATTTGTGGAACTCCAATCCAATCTCTTTCAATCGATCAAATTACAGAAAGGATCTTGAATTTTCCGGAAGGAACTAAGATCCAAATTTTAGCTCCTATTGTTTCCGGTAAGAAGGGAGAACATAAGGATGTTCTGGAGAAGATCAGAAAGGACGGATTTAACAGAATTCGCCTGAACGGTGAGATCAAAACTTTAGACGAAGAGATCGTTCTCAAAAAAAGTTTTAAGGCAACGATTGAGATCGTAGTCGATCGTCTTGTGATTAAAGACGGTATCCGTTCTCGTTTGACTGACTCTGTTGAAACCGCTCTTAAACAATCAGAAGGAATCCTTCTTATGGATGATGGAAAGAAGGACCATACATTCTCTCAAAAACTTTCCTGCCCGAATCATCCGGAAGAATCTTTACCGGAACTTTCTCCTAGATTATTTTCATTTAACTCTCCATTTGGTGCTTGTGAAACCTGCGATGGACTTGGAAGTCTTTTAGAATTCGATGAGGATCTTTTAATTACAGATTCGGAACTTTCTTTGGTAGAAGGTTGTATCGAGGCATGGGCAGGAGCTAAGAGTAATAGTTATTGGTTTTTAACAACCGTTCACTCTTTGGCTAAAAAATTAAAATTCGATTATAATATTCCATGGAAGGATCTTCCTAAAAAAGTACGAGATACGATCCTTTACGGAGATAAAAATCTCAAAATAGATTACGATTTCCGAAATGAAAAATCTCACTATGAGTTCAGTAGAGAATTCGAAGGTGTGATCCCTAACTTAAAAAGAAGATATAAAGAAGGTTCGGAAGCAAGACGCCAGCAGTTAGAAGGGTATATGACCAATCATCATTGTCCTGCCTGCGAAGGAAAACGTCTGAAACCGGTCAGCCTTCATGTAGAAGTGAACGGTCTTACTATCGATAAATTCTCTGCGTTTAGTGTGGAGAAGGGCCTAGACTTCGTAAAATCGATGAAACCTAAAGGTAGCGAGGAAATTATCGCAAGACCTATCCTGAAGGAAATCCAACAAAGACTTACATTCTTGAATGATGTTGGTGTTGGTTACTTAAGTTTAGAACGGGCCGCAGGAACTCTTTCCGGTGGGGAAGCTCAAAGGATCAGACTCGCCACTCAAATCGGATCAAGGCTTCAGGGTGTATTATATATTTTAGATGAACCTTCTATCGGTCTTCACCAAAGAGATAATACTAAATTAGTGAATACTCTCAAGGATCTAAGAGATCTAGGAAACACGGTTTTAGTTGTAGAACATGACCAGGAAACTATGGAAGAAGCCGATTGGCTTATTGATATGGGGCCAGGTGCAGGTGTACATGGTGGAACAATCGTATGTTCCGGAACTCCCGAAGAAGTTTCTAAAAACAAAAACTCACTTACAGGTAAGTTTTTATCAGGCAAAGAATTTATTCCAGTTCCTAAAACCGTAAGACCAGGGAATGGGAAAAAGCTCAAGATCGTAAACGCAAAAGAGAATAATCTAAAAAACGTAAGTGTGGAGATCCCACTCGGAAAATTGATCGTGATAACTGGCGTTTCCGGATCCGGAAAATCCACTCTGATCAATGATATCTTATACAATGCGGCTGCTCATAAAGTAATGAAGATGAGAACCGTCTGGGGAAAACATGAGAAGATCACCGGTCTGGAAGAAATAGATAAGATTATCAATATAGACCAATCTCCAATCGGTAGAACTCCTAGATCCAATCCTGCGACTTATACAGGACTTTTCACAGTTGTACGAGATATGTTTGCTCAGTTAGAAGAATCCAAACTCAGAGGATATTCTCCAGGAAGATTTAGTTTTAACGTAAGCGGAGGAAGATGTGAAACCTGCGAGGGTGACGGTATACTAAAAATTGAGATGCACTTCCTTCCGGATGTATATGTCACCTGTGATGTTTGTAAAGGGAAACGATATAATCAGGAAACATTAGAAGTTCGTTATAAAGGTAAGAACATCTACGAAATCCTGGAGATGACCGTAGAAGATTCGGTTCCATTCTTTGAGAATATTCCTGCATTAAAAAGAAAATTGGAAACCTTAGGCGAAGTCGGTCTCGGCTATATTAAATTAGGCCAGCCTGCTACAACATTCTCAGGCGGAGAGGCCCAAAGGATCAAACTCGCCACTGAATTATCCAAAAGACCTACAGGAAAAACATTATATATCCTGGATGAACCTACAACTGGACTCCATTTTGAAGATGTTAGACATTTGATGACTGTTTTACACACACTTGTAGATCGCGGGAATTCTATGATAGTTATAGAGCATAATCTGGATGTGATCAAACAAGCGGATTGGATCATAGATCTCGGACCGGAAGGCGGAGAAGGAGGCGGAAAAATTATCGCTGAAGGAACTCCTACAGAAGTTGCTAAGGTCAAAGAATCTTTTACAGGCCAATACTTGAAAAAAGTTTTAGGAAATCCAGGGAAGAAGGCGGGTTAA
- a CDS encoding OmpA/MotB family protein, with product MKPFLFRLTPVLLFLFSLPIFSDAFYFPWEYNKLYNENATLRIELDSLRLRYRNETDNAKKEKLSLDARIQNLEEQLAGEKSFREKDRELAAELIRALENQIALLKTKSGNKEKELIEENEKQSKKYQDLISELKSELEKERLNCIRKMDELKREYESKIASLEARIKELEDNLSKLKNLNEDQKRELNRLAEQANELESKLSGEIAKGQIRVKRFHNRLVINIDDQISFDSGSAELKKQIFPALDKIKEILVKYPGNLIIVEGHTDNIPIRNKKFNDNWQLSTERALSVVRFLLESKNLDARNFSVAGYGEHQPIVSNETPENRSLNRRVDIVLEPQSGKSH from the coding sequence ATGAAACCTTTTCTTTTCCGACTTACTCCCGTTCTTCTATTCCTATTTTCTTTGCCGATATTTTCGGACGCATTTTATTTCCCTTGGGAATACAATAAACTCTATAATGAGAATGCAACTCTCAGAATTGAGTTAGATTCTCTCAGACTGCGTTACAGAAACGAGACCGATAACGCTAAAAAAGAAAAACTCAGTTTGGATGCAAGGATCCAGAACCTAGAAGAACAGCTCGCAGGCGAAAAATCCTTCCGAGAAAAGGACAGGGAACTTGCGGCAGAACTGATCCGCGCCCTAGAAAATCAGATCGCACTTCTAAAAACCAAAAGTGGCAATAAAGAAAAAGAACTGATCGAAGAAAACGAGAAACAGTCCAAAAAATACCAGGACCTGATCTCCGAATTAAAATCCGAGCTGGAAAAAGAAAGGCTTAACTGCATTCGCAAAATGGACGAGCTCAAAAGAGAATATGAGTCCAAAATTGCAAGCCTGGAAGCAAGGATCAAAGAGTTAGAAGATAATCTTTCCAAACTCAAAAATTTGAACGAGGACCAAAAAAGAGAATTAAATCGTTTAGCTGAACAAGCAAACGAATTAGAATCCAAACTTTCAGGTGAGATTGCTAAAGGACAGATCCGTGTAAAACGTTTTCATAATAGATTAGTAATCAATATAGATGATCAGATCTCTTTTGATTCTGGTTCTGCAGAATTGAAAAAACAGATCTTCCCTGCGCTCGACAAAATTAAAGAAATTTTGGTCAAATATCCGGGCAACCTGATCATTGTAGAAGGTCATACGGATAATATTCCAATACGCAATAAAAAGTTTAATGATAACTGGCAGCTTTCTACAGAGAGAGCGCTTTCCGTGGTTCGTTTCTTGTTAGAAAGTAAAAACCTAGACGCGAGGAACTTCTCCGTGGCTGGTTATGGAGAACACCAACCTATTGTTTCAAACGAAACTCCCGAAAATCGTTCTTTAAATAGAAGAGTGGATATTGTTTTAGAACCACAAAGCGGCAAGAGTCACTAA
- a CDS encoding TIGR04452 family lipoprotein, with protein sequence MPKYKFLRFAILPFLVVSNCIALDTLGLSYDRIKGDEVAAKMADAALTTDLVNSTILIGQPQISITAIFSSVIAGIDVKKYYKKSELDDCINDSRGFKGFLLGSTITVATSCKLSPDGPILE encoded by the coding sequence ATGCCTAAGTATAAATTTCTAAGATTTGCTATTCTCCCTTTTTTGGTAGTATCAAATTGTATCGCTTTGGACACGTTAGGTTTATCTTACGATAGGATTAAAGGCGACGAAGTTGCAGCTAAAATGGCAGATGCGGCTTTAACGACCGATTTGGTGAATTCAACGATTCTCATCGGCCAACCCCAAATATCAATAACCGCAATCTTTTCTTCAGTAATTGCTGGAATTGATGTCAAAAAGTATTATAAAAAATCAGAACTAGATGATTGTATAAATGACAGTCGTGGGTTTAAAGGATTTCTATTAGGATCAACAATTACGGTAGCGACGTCTTGTAAACTTTCTCCAGATGGGCCTATTCTGGAATAA